One region of Sus scrofa isolate TJ Tabasco breed Duroc chromosome 3, Sscrofa11.1, whole genome shotgun sequence genomic DNA includes:
- the UCN gene encoding urocortin — MRPAGLAALLAALLLLAQLRPGSSQWSPEAAVAGVQDPSLRWSPRTQKHGGSGARALLLLLAERFPRRAGQGRWGSGAASERPRRDDPPLSIDLTFHLLRTLLELARTQSQRERAEQNRIIFDSVGK, encoded by the coding sequence ATGAGGCCGGCGGGACTTGCTGCGCTGCTGGCGGCCCTTCTGCTTCTGGCACAGCTGCGTCCGGGGAGCAGCCAGTGGAGCCCAGAGGCGGCCGTGGCCGGGGTCCAGGACCCGAGTCTGCGCTGGAGTCCCAGGACGCAGAAGCACGGCGGCAGCGGGGCCCGCGCCCTCCTCTTGTTGCTGGCCGAGCGCTTCCCACGCCGCGCAGGGCAGGGCCGGTGGGGATCCGGGGCCGCAAGTGAGCGGCCGCGACGGGACGACCCTCCGCTGTCCATTGACCTCACCTTCCACCTGCTGCGGACCCTGCTGGAGCTGGCGCGGACGCAGAGCCAGCGGGAGCGCGCCGAGCAGAACCGCATCATATTCGACTCGGTGGGCAAGTGA